Proteins encoded by one window of Marixanthomonas sp. SCSIO 43207:
- a CDS encoding lipopolysaccharide assembly protein LapB: MKYILLPLIAIVFFSCSNRKEQKITQSEDYNVYLKSETNAKLQKALNNKEFWSKRIGEDTSKITGVTELASVYSSIFSATGDVEQLNISEQLYTKAKKLSAKNKDAYLRSLAHTYISQHRFKEAKKLLDSAYTYKDNRYETELMLFDVTMELGLYKEANSYLKKIKNNSDFNYLIRLSKWSDYQGNLDEAIKYMEKAMQIAESSGKKQLKVWSYSNLADFYGHAGRINDAYNYYLKTLKLDSDNAYAKKGIAWIAYSYENDTKEANRILDSILKQHKSPDYYLLKAEIAEHKNEIKNVEKFQKQFMSSVAENNYGAMYNTYLIELYAETAPQKALSIANKEVANRATPETYSLLALAQLKAGQNEEALHTITTYVEGKTFEPMAQYYSALVYKANGENDKIKPIKKELEGASFEIGPVLTKKVAEL; encoded by the coding sequence ATGAAATATATTCTTTTACCCTTAATAGCTATAGTGTTTTTCAGTTGTTCAAACCGAAAAGAACAAAAAATAACACAAAGTGAAGATTACAATGTTTACTTAAAATCTGAAACAAATGCAAAATTGCAAAAAGCATTAAATAATAAAGAGTTTTGGTCAAAACGAATAGGAGAAGATACAAGTAAAATCACGGGTGTTACTGAGTTGGCTTCGGTATATTCATCAATATTTAGTGCTACAGGAGATGTAGAACAATTAAATATTTCAGAACAATTATATACCAAAGCCAAAAAACTTTCGGCCAAAAACAAAGACGCCTATTTACGTTCTTTGGCGCATACCTACATATCTCAACATCGCTTTAAAGAAGCTAAAAAACTTTTGGATAGTGCTTACACTTATAAAGATAATAGGTATGAAACCGAATTAATGCTTTTTGATGTTACAATGGAGCTAGGACTTTATAAAGAAGCAAATTCGTATTTGAAAAAGATTAAAAACAATAGTGATTTTAATTACTTAATTAGATTATCAAAATGGAGTGATTATCAAGGTAATCTAGATGAAGCTATAAAATATATGGAAAAAGCGATGCAAATAGCCGAATCTAGCGGAAAGAAACAACTTAAGGTGTGGAGTTATAGCAATCTAGCAGATTTTTATGGACACGCCGGAAGAATAAATGACGCCTACAACTATTATTTAAAGACATTAAAGCTAGACTCTGACAATGCCTATGCAAAAAAAGGAATCGCTTGGATTGCTTATTCTTATGAAAATGATACAAAAGAAGCCAATCGTATTTTAGATTCTATTTTAAAACAACACAAATCACCAGATTATTATTTGCTAAAAGCTGAAATAGCTGAACATAAAAACGAAATAAAAAATGTTGAAAAGTTTCAGAAACAATTCATGTCAAGTGTTGCAGAGAATAATTACGGCGCAATGTACAATACTTATTTGATTGAATTGTATGCAGAAACAGCCCCTCAAAAAGCACTCTCAATAGCTAATAAAGAGGTAGCTAATCGGGCTACTCCAGAAACCTATAGTTTATTAGCGTTAGCACAACTTAAAGCTGGGCAAAATGAGGAAGCGTTACATACAATCACTACTTATGTTGAAGGAAAAACCTTTGAGCCTATGGCTCAATATTATTCAGCGTTGGTTTATAAAGCCAATGGAGAAAATGATAAAATTAAACCTATAAAAAAAGAACTTGAAGGTGCTTCTTTTGAAATAGGTCCGGTTTTAACAAAAAAAGTTGCTGAATTATAA
- a CDS encoding DUF4331 family protein, producing the protein MKTYKYITLLLTICTATLFVQCADDDDNIIDNATCSDGIKNGDELGIDCGGSACQPCDEVVDFTGTYSQEDQMGRPGINTVFGSDGMKDAFNTTIPSEMGAEFQASFESNLLTLNPNYTTNALGLDATTFTTVLANDVLWVAQNGTTSYFNGTEILTGRALQDDVIDTSLLLIFGGPDGTDNNNDPDTEPLLTSDGVSSNDATFSSSFPYLANPF; encoded by the coding sequence ATGAAAACATATAAATATATTACTTTACTACTAACCATTTGTACTGCAACTTTATTTGTGCAGTGTGCAGATGATGATGATAATATTATTGACAATGCAACATGTTCAGACGGAATTAAAAATGGTGACGAACTTGGGATAGACTGTGGTGGTTCTGCATGTCAACCCTGCGACGAAGTTGTTGATTTTACAGGAACTTATTCACAAGAAGATCAAATGGGACGCCCAGGAATTAATACTGTATTTGGTAGCGATGGAATGAAAGATGCTTTTAATACAACCATTCCTTCTGAAATGGGAGCCGAATTTCAAGCTTCATTTGAAAGCAATTTATTAACCCTTAACCCAAATTACACTACAAACGCATTAGGTCTTGACGCAACTACTTTTACAACTGTTTTGGCAAATGATGTGCTTTGGGTGGCGCAAAACGGTACTACAAGTTACTTTAACGGAACAGAAATATTAACCGGTCGCGCCTTGCAAGATGATGTGATTGATACTTCATTATTATTAATATTTGGCGGACCCGACGGAACAGATAATAATAATGACCCAGATACTGAGCCATTGCTTACAAGTGATGGAGTTTCTTCAAATGATGCTACTTTTTCAAGCTCATTTCCGTATTTGGCAAATCCGTTTTAA
- a CDS encoding DUF4331 family protein, producing MKKTKIFAAIGGIGLVVLSIFLVSADHIDAPAVEGTKSDIADFYAFQGENTNNLVFVTNVQGLITPENTNEAEFDENVLIEINIDNDNDLVEDLVIQAIKRKDTMFFFGPAQPLSTGLDSEIITAALSGKVTISNADDDVITSEQNGMKFFAGPREDPFFFDFDQYNSVLAGSAPDGFNDPGVDTFAGTNVLSVVVEVPKSMLGNGVTGVNPFAPDTPMYNVWVETKRKQ from the coding sequence ATGAAAAAAACGAAAATTTTTGCAGCAATTGGCGGAATAGGATTGGTAGTGCTTTCTATATTCTTAGTCTCTGCAGATCATATTGATGCGCCTGCTGTAGAAGGTACAAAATCTGATATTGCAGATTTTTATGCATTTCAAGGTGAAAATACCAATAATTTAGTTTTTGTAACCAATGTTCAAGGCCTTATAACCCCTGAAAATACAAATGAAGCTGAATTTGATGAAAACGTATTAATTGAAATTAATATTGACAACGATAATGACCTTGTAGAAGATTTGGTTATTCAAGCTATTAAAAGAAAAGACACTATGTTTTTCTTTGGGCCTGCACAACCTCTTTCTACTGGTTTGGATAGTGAAATAATCACTGCAGCCTTGAGCGGAAAAGTAACCATATCAAATGCCGACGATGACGTTATAACTTCAGAACAAAATGGAATGAAGTTTTTTGCAGGACCAAGAGAAGATCCTTTTTTCTTTGATTTTGACCAGTATAATAGTGTTTTAGCAGGTTCTGCGCCAGATGGTTTTAACGATCCCGGTGTTGATACATTTGCAGGTACAAACGTACTCTCAGTAGTAGTCGAAGTACCCAAGTCTATGCTAGGTAATGGTGTTACAGGAGTAAACCCTTTTGCACCAGATACCCCAATGTATAATGTTTGGGTTGAAACTAAAAGAAAACAATAA
- a CDS encoding LETM1-related biofilm-associated protein — translation MNPSASGWITKFIHQYSSDEATSSFSSYKTYYQSLKESGFIYGVPVKGLTTQQLSKLSFTKEEFAKVNLLHSLFLVYETEKKQPINHNTIATIVSFYKQLEKHRKNWFTRFSVSNSKEATLEKILTARLQDQNFITKKDAASLLTYALLFTDVLMFKKFLNETKNIKTEAQILEKNLITCCFLALQAKKQKNKYDILLIELFESSSEYFEKNIPLDEITSLESIGYFEDNDYLTKQFLLDLCCLAVWDDREIDTAEHQFLQQLAIVLQLSEGDVQKNLTDLKNFSSSHSKKIKLFEYEHPVKQFYRQSAATVKLLILRNKKRLQQELEESGELVILLGQSTVRDLSVEEKQKVKSQLLDICKSIPSLTIFLLPGGTVLLPLLIKFIPKLLPSSFNENRIDVKKLKK, via the coding sequence ATGAACCCTTCAGCAAGCGGTTGGATTACAAAATTTATACATCAATATTCTTCTGATGAAGCAACTTCTAGCTTTTCTTCTTACAAAACATATTATCAAAGCCTTAAAGAATCTGGTTTTATTTATGGTGTTCCGGTAAAAGGTTTAACCACTCAACAACTAAGCAAGTTAAGCTTTACAAAAGAAGAATTTGCAAAAGTAAACTTACTGCATTCCTTGTTTTTGGTTTATGAAACTGAAAAAAAACAGCCTATTAACCACAATACCATTGCTACCATTGTTTCATTTTACAAACAACTTGAAAAACACAGAAAAAATTGGTTTACCCGTTTTTCGGTATCAAATTCAAAAGAAGCAACGCTTGAAAAAATTCTTACAGCACGTTTACAAGATCAAAATTTTATAACAAAAAAAGATGCCGCTTCACTATTGACCTACGCACTTTTATTTACAGATGTGTTGATGTTTAAAAAGTTTTTAAATGAAACAAAAAACATAAAAACTGAAGCTCAAATACTTGAAAAAAACTTAATTACTTGCTGTTTTCTTGCGCTACAAGCTAAGAAGCAAAAAAACAAGTATGATATTCTTTTAATTGAACTGTTTGAGTCTTCTTCAGAATATTTTGAAAAAAACATTCCTTTGGATGAGATTACATCGTTGGAAAGTATTGGTTATTTTGAGGATAATGATTATTTAACCAAACAGTTTCTCTTAGATCTATGCTGTCTGGCTGTTTGGGATGATAGAGAAATAGACACCGCAGAGCATCAATTTTTGCAACAACTAGCTATTGTGCTTCAACTTTCAGAAGGAGATGTTCAAAAAAACTTGACAGATTTAAAAAACTTCTCGTCATCACATTCAAAAAAAATTAAACTTTTTGAGTATGAACATCCTGTAAAACAGTTTTATCGGCAATCTGCTGCTACAGTAAAGTTACTTATACTTCGTAACAAAAAAAGACTGCAACAAGAACTGGAAGAAAGTGGTGAGTTGGTAATTCTTCTTGGTCAATCAACCGTTAGAGATCTTTCAGTAGAAGAAAAACAAAAAGTGAAATCGCAACTATTAGACATTTGTAAAAGTATTCCTTCTCTTACCATATTTTTATTACCTGGAGGGACGGTGCTACTACCGTTATTAATAAAATTTATTCCAAAACTACTACCCTCTTCTTTTAATGAAAATAGAATTGATGTAAAAAAGCTGAAGAAATAA
- a CDS encoding glutaminyl-peptide cyclotransferase, with amino-acid sequence MKISKLFVAILLACFITSCGNNPEAEKNPFSIQIKEAKKAYKPSDNLIASITSKSAAEIDSVVYSLRNEKVGVSEKNREQTISLKNRKLGKQQLQAIVHSDGDSFTVNKEILILSETKPELYTYKVLETYPHDSNAFTQGLEFEGDTLYESTGKRGESTLRKTNYKTGEVLQQVNLDNKYFGEGLTIKNDKIYQLTWQANTGFIYDKNTLERTGSFVYNHSKEGWGLCHNDSTIFKSDGTEKIWMLNPENLSEQGHIELYTHSSRIPKVNELEWVEGKIYANVWERSSIAIVNPENGAIEGVIDLSGLKEKVTQTPQVNVLNGIAYKGEKDILYVTGKYWDKLFKIQIIKK; translated from the coding sequence ATGAAGATATCTAAGTTATTCGTTGCTATCCTTTTAGCCTGTTTCATAACTTCCTGCGGAAACAATCCCGAAGCAGAAAAAAACCCATTTTCTATTCAAATTAAAGAAGCTAAAAAAGCATACAAACCCTCGGACAATCTCATAGCTTCAATAACAAGTAAAAGTGCAGCTGAAATTGACTCTGTTGTATATTCACTGCGCAATGAAAAAGTGGGTGTTTCAGAAAAAAATAGAGAACAAACCATTTCTTTAAAAAACAGAAAATTAGGCAAGCAACAACTTCAGGCCATTGTACATTCAGATGGAGATTCTTTTACAGTTAACAAGGAGATTTTAATCCTATCAGAAACAAAACCAGAGCTTTATACTTATAAAGTTTTAGAAACCTATCCACACGATAGCAACGCTTTTACTCAGGGTCTTGAGTTTGAAGGAGACACCTTATATGAAAGTACAGGAAAACGAGGTGAATCTACGCTTAGAAAGACCAACTACAAAACAGGAGAAGTTTTACAACAAGTAAACCTAGATAATAAATATTTTGGTGAAGGATTAACTATCAAGAACGATAAAATTTACCAACTTACATGGCAGGCAAACACTGGGTTTATTTATGATAAAAATACACTTGAACGCACGGGAAGCTTTGTATATAATCATAGTAAAGAAGGATGGGGATTGTGTCACAACGACTCAACAATTTTTAAAAGCGATGGTACAGAAAAAATATGGATGCTCAACCCAGAAAATCTATCAGAGCAAGGACATATAGAATTGTACACACATTCTAGCCGAATACCTAAAGTGAATGAACTTGAATGGGTTGAAGGAAAAATTTATGCAAATGTCTGGGAGCGGTCTTCTATCGCAATTGTAAATCCAGAAAATGGAGCAATTGAAGGTGTTATTGACCTCAGCGGATTGAAAGAAAAAGTAACCCAAACACCTCAAGTAAACGTACTTAATGGTATAGCATACAAAGGAGAAAAAGACATTCTGTACGTTACCGGAAAGTATTGGGATAAGCTTTTTAAAATTCAAATTATAAAAAAGTAA
- a CDS encoding RNA methyltransferase — MEKYISSLQNPLIKQFALLQEKSRERKKTGLFTIEGQREITLAIKGNCIIKTVLFSSEIIAEEDLYVLKDLSDTETDFVEISTEVYDKLAYRNSTEGILAIAKSNEHSLENFTLSSKNPLILVAEATEKPGNIGALLRTADAANLDGVIIADMKTDIYNPNIIRSSVGCVFTNNIATGSTSEIIAFLKESNITMYCAALQSSTPYYTQDYKEGCAIVVGTEATGLSKEWLQHSNQNIIIPMQGEIDSMNVSVAAGILIFEAKRQRGFN; from the coding sequence ATGGAAAAGTACATTTCAAGTCTTCAAAACCCATTAATCAAACAATTTGCTTTGCTTCAGGAGAAATCTCGTGAACGCAAAAAAACAGGATTGTTTACCATTGAAGGACAACGCGAAATTACATTAGCCATAAAAGGAAACTGTATCATAAAGACTGTTTTATTCTCTTCAGAAATAATTGCAGAAGAAGATTTGTACGTATTAAAAGACCTTAGTGATACTGAAACTGATTTTGTAGAAATATCAACCGAAGTCTACGACAAACTTGCTTACCGAAATTCAACCGAAGGAATCTTGGCTATAGCAAAAAGCAATGAGCATAGTTTAGAAAATTTTACTCTATCATCAAAAAATCCGCTTATTTTGGTGGCAGAAGCTACTGAAAAACCAGGAAACATAGGTGCTCTTCTTCGTACTGCAGACGCTGCAAATCTTGATGGCGTAATCATTGCAGATATGAAAACAGATATTTACAATCCAAACATTATACGTAGCAGTGTAGGTTGTGTATTTACCAACAACATTGCAACAGGATCTACTTCAGAAATTATTGCATTTTTAAAAGAAAGTAATATTACTATGTATTGCGCTGCTTTACAATCTTCTACTCCTTATTACACTCAAGATTATAAAGAAGGTTGTGCTATAGTTGTTGGCACTGAAGCAACAGGACTTTCAAAAGAATGGCTACAACACAGTAATCAAAATATCATAATCCCAATGCAAGGCGAAATTGACAGTATGAACGTTTCTGTAGCAGCGGGAATTCTTATCTTTGAAGCCAAAAGACAACGGGGCTTTAACTAA
- a CDS encoding M48 family metallopeptidase, translating into MTPQTVFYIIIAIIVINFIVDQILDFLNAKHFNDALPEEIEDVYDKTEYKKSQAYKKEKYRFGVITSVVSIIGTLLFFFLDGFAYVDAIARSITDNEIGVALLFFGIILFASDIIMMPFGYYNTFVIEEKYGFNKTSKTTFILDKLKGWLMMAIIGGLLLSAIIWFYQTTGSYFWLYAWAVITVFSLFINLFYARLIVPLFNKQTPLEEGSLRSKIETYATKVGFTLDKIFVIDGSKRSTKANAYFSGFGREKRITLFDTLLNDLEEDEIVAVLAHEVGHYKKNHIIINLIASIVTTGFTLWLLSLFIGSPLLSEALNVTQPSFHIGLIAFGILYTPVSEVTGLIMNYLSRAFEYQADTYAKNTFNALPLISALKKLSKNSLSNLTPHPAYVFVHYSHPTLLERLRSLKRGK; encoded by the coding sequence ATGACGCCACAGACTGTATTTTACATTATTATAGCAATTATTGTTATTAACTTTATTGTTGATCAGATTCTAGATTTTTTAAATGCAAAGCACTTTAACGATGCATTACCTGAAGAAATTGAAGATGTTTATGATAAAACCGAATACAAAAAGTCACAGGCATATAAAAAAGAAAAATATAGGTTTGGGGTGATAACATCGGTTGTTTCTATTATAGGAACATTGCTTTTTTTCTTCCTTGATGGTTTTGCGTATGTCGATGCCATTGCTCGTTCTATAACTGATAATGAAATAGGAGTTGCATTACTTTTCTTCGGAATTATTTTATTTGCCAGTGATATTATTATGATGCCTTTTGGGTATTACAACACGTTTGTAATTGAAGAAAAATATGGATTCAATAAAACCTCAAAAACAACCTTTATTCTTGACAAATTGAAAGGTTGGCTTATGATGGCTATAATTGGTGGTCTTTTGTTAAGTGCTATTATATGGTTTTATCAAACTACCGGAAGTTACTTTTGGCTTTATGCTTGGGCCGTTATCACTGTATTTTCATTGTTTATAAATTTATTTTACGCTCGGCTTATTGTTCCACTATTTAACAAACAAACCCCATTAGAAGAAGGAAGCTTACGGTCAAAAATTGAAACCTATGCAACAAAAGTTGGGTTTACATTAGACAAAATTTTCGTCATTGATGGTTCAAAAAGAAGTACAAAAGCAAATGCTTATTTTTCTGGTTTTGGAAGAGAAAAAAGAATCACCCTTTTCGATACTTTATTAAACGATCTTGAAGAAGATGAAATAGTTGCTGTATTAGCACACGAGGTAGGACACTATAAAAAAAACCACATCATTATAAATTTAATTGCTTCTATAGTAACAACCGGATTTACGCTTTGGTTGTTATCGCTTTTTATTGGTAGCCCCTTACTTTCTGAAGCATTAAACGTTACACAACCATCTTTTCACATAGGCCTAATTGCATTTGGTATTTTATACACACCCGTATCTGAAGTTACCGGTTTAATCATGAATTATTTATCAAGAGCCTTTGAATATCAAGCAGACACCTATGCAAAAAATACATTTAATGCATTACCTCTTATTTCAGCATTAAAAAAACTATCAAAAAACAGTTTAAGCAATCTTACACCACATCCTGCATATGTTTTTGTTCACTACTCACACCCTACATTATTAGAACGATTAAGAAGTTTAAAAAGAGGAAAATGA
- a CDS encoding mechanosensitive ion channel family protein → MKQNIHFLTSLFILLFFGNLNISAQSEQDSVKPVDESKLPSKKRVIEDSAYFASNPFTDYNEAYYQVNRLNDQVGLPPKGFNLRTPQAALEHFVLKSRSGKYDEALFALNLNLLPQNTSKEDAAILAEKLYFVINQRVNIDWDALSDRPDGQIDISTTTNQAIAGKPRRSVVFGEVQLGERDIVMRVQRIRYKEYGALWLISANTVENIEDLYQEYGPRKLDKMMPEWSRVHFLGFQVWKFLGIALLLVMAWFFGKLVTYLLRKILRKSKRNWIKHIANKLAKPAGILFGTLFFYILLDNLISLSGGFANIVYTTLIVLIIGSITWFITRFVDYLMTYIAENKIGDVSEEENEEARKMLTYISVARRIVTFLVVVIGGYIIISQFRALEKVGISLLASAGVATVILGIAAQNTLGNIFAGLQIAITKPVRVGDTVIINDDWGNVEEIGFTYMVVRTWDLRRLVVPLKYVISNIFENWSMTSSHQIRPIILYADYRVDVSKIRSEFEKLLKNEDDWDQENPAVVEVVDMTEESVKLRALCSAKDAKTTWQLHCSLREKLVAYISQLEDGIYLSRTRVDISTPPHEKDYTDKSTSGKKE, encoded by the coding sequence ATGAAACAAAACATACACTTCCTCACCTCTTTATTCATACTACTCTTTTTCGGAAATTTAAATATTTCTGCACAATCTGAGCAAGACTCTGTCAAACCGGTTGATGAAAGTAAACTACCCAGCAAAAAACGCGTAATAGAAGATAGCGCCTATTTTGCCTCAAACCCCTTTACAGATTATAATGAAGCTTATTACCAAGTAAACCGCCTTAATGATCAAGTGGGATTACCACCTAAAGGGTTCAACTTAAGAACACCGCAAGCCGCTCTTGAGCATTTTGTGTTAAAGTCTAGAAGCGGAAAATACGATGAAGCTTTATTTGCTTTAAACTTAAATTTACTTCCGCAGAACACAAGCAAAGAAGACGCAGCCATTCTAGCCGAAAAGCTATACTTTGTAATTAACCAAAGAGTAAACATTGACTGGGATGCGCTTTCAGACCGTCCAGATGGTCAAATTGATATTAGTACTACAACCAACCAAGCAATTGCCGGAAAACCAAGACGAAGTGTAGTTTTTGGTGAAGTACAATTGGGAGAACGAGATATTGTTATGCGAGTGCAGCGTATACGATATAAAGAGTATGGCGCTTTATGGCTTATATCTGCAAATACGGTAGAGAATATTGAAGATTTATACCAAGAATACGGCCCTAGAAAGTTGGACAAAATGATGCCTGAATGGTCTAGAGTACATTTTTTAGGATTTCAAGTTTGGAAGTTTTTAGGTATTGCCCTTTTACTGGTAATGGCTTGGTTTTTTGGAAAGTTGGTTACTTATTTGCTTAGAAAAATTCTTAGAAAGTCAAAAAGAAACTGGATAAAACACATTGCAAATAAACTTGCAAAACCTGCCGGTATTCTTTTTGGCACCTTGTTTTTTTACATCTTACTGGATAACTTAATTTCTTTATCGGGAGGATTTGCAAATATCGTTTATACCACGTTGATTGTTTTAATTATTGGATCTATCACATGGTTCATTACTCGATTTGTAGATTATTTGATGACTTATATCGCTGAGAATAAAATTGGCGATGTTTCAGAAGAAGAAAATGAAGAAGCGCGTAAAATGCTTACCTATATTTCGGTTGCGCGGCGTATTGTAACCTTTCTTGTGGTAGTAATTGGAGGTTATATTATTATTTCACAATTTAGAGCCTTAGAAAAAGTAGGAATTTCATTATTAGCATCTGCCGGGGTGGCAACTGTAATACTTGGTATTGCAGCCCAAAACACCTTGGGTAATATTTTTGCCGGCCTTCAAATTGCAATTACAAAACCGGTACGAGTAGGTGACACAGTGATAATTAACGATGACTGGGGCAATGTTGAAGAAATAGGGTTTACCTATATGGTTGTAAGAACGTGGGACTTAAGACGCCTTGTAGTACCCTTAAAATATGTGATTTCAAATATTTTTGAAAACTGGTCTATGACTAGTTCACATCAAATAAGACCTATTATTTTGTATGCAGATTATAGGGTTGATGTATCAAAAATACGTTCAGAATTTGAAAAGTTACTTAAAAACGAAGACGATTGGGATCAAGAAAACCCTGCGGTTGTTGAAGTAGTAGATATGACTGAAGAATCGGTTAAACTGAGAGCATTATGTAGCGCCAAAGACGCAAAAACAACTTGGCAACTGCATTGCAGCCTTCGTGAAAAGCTCGTTGCCTATATTTCTCAATTAGAAGATGGTATCTATCTTTCAAGAACACGTGTGGATATTTCAACACCACCACATGAGAAAGATTATACAGACAAATCAACTTCAGGAAAAAAGGAATAA